A single region of the Grus americana isolate bGruAme1 chromosome 3, bGruAme1.mat, whole genome shotgun sequence genome encodes:
- the LOC129204889 gene encoding gallinacin-9 → MRILFFLVAVLFFLFQAAPAYSQEAADTLACRQNRGSCSFVACSAPLVDIGTCRGGKLKCCKWTSSS, encoded by the exons ATGagaatccttttcttcctcgttgctgttctcttcttcctcttccaggcTGCTCCAG cttacaGCCAAGAAGCTGCTGACACCTTAGCATGCCGGCAAAACCGGGGCTCCTGCTCGTTTGTTGCATGCTCTGCTCCTCTGGTTGACATTGGGACCTGCCGCGGTGGGAAGCTGAAATGCTGCAAATG gacATCCAGTTCCTAA